From the Chryseobacterium fluminis genome, the window TGTGGAATGTTACTCGATAGGAGGGGTTTATACTAAAAAAAATAATGAACTGATCGATAGTTTCCACAGGTACAAAAATCAGCCAAAACCTGCAAAACCATCCATTACCAACACTTTTTCAGCACCCGTTACGCTGCCGCTAACATTAAACGGAAGTTCTTTTTCCTCAACCAACGGCGAGCTGTTAAATACAACCCAGTTCCTGATCAGTAAGGCTTCCGATTTTTCAGTTATCGAAAAGGAACTTTATCGGGATTATGAAAACTGGTTCGGGAAAGACGGAAACGGAAATCCGGACAAGACCAAAAATTTAAATGCAGGAATTGATATTACAAAAGCTGTGATTGCTTCAAATTCAATAACCAACGGAGTTTATTATGTAAAAGTTCGTTACAGGGACAGAAATCTGGAATGGAGCGACTGGAGTGATGCCAAACAGTTTGATGTAACGGGGAGTATAGTATCAAATCCTGTATTTAACTTAAGTAAAACTGAATACAGTCAGAATGAACCTATCATAGCCACATTTACTGATGGTCCCGGAAATCAGCAGGATTGGATAGGAATTTATAAAAAAGGCCAGAACCCGGCTTCTGTAACTTCCCAGACTTTCCTCTATACCAATGCCCAGACATCCGGCACCGTAACTTTTCCAAACGGAATAGCCAATAAAGGACAGTATTTTGCAGGATTTTTTGCCAATAACGGATATACGGAAATTACCGCCAGAAAGAATTTTTATGTAGGACCGAAAGTCGTACTGAACACATCGGCGGATACGTATCCGGTGGGCGGCACAGTTGCGGTGAATTTCAGTAACGGACCCAATCTGGCCAAAGACTGGATCGGAATTTATAAAATGGGACAGGTACCCGGACCTACCCCTTCCGTTAAGTGGGACTATGTATCCGCTGCTGCCGGAACACTGAATTTTACAGGTCTTCCCAAAGGATATTATTATGCTCAGTACTTTTTGGAGGATGGGTATACTGCCGTGGGAGAAAAAGTATTTTTTAAAGTAGGAGATATTGTCACGGAACTCTGGATTAATAAACCTGTTTACGCATTAGGGGAAAATATTAGCGCATCCTGGACCGATTCACCGGGAATTATTAAGGACTGGCTGGGAATTTACCCTCAGAATATTCAGATTCCTGATGATAATTTTATTTCTTATACCTATTTTGATGGGATTGCACAGGGAACAAAAGCCATCACGGGTTCTGCAGTTCCCACGACGCCCGGAAATTATTATATGGTTATGTTTACCAACGATTCCTATACCGAGGTTTCAAACCGCGTCCAGTTTCAGGTACAGGGACAGACTTTGGGTACAGAGGAAGTGAAAAATACTGCCGAAAAAAATGTGATTTTATATCCGAATCCCACAAAACCCGGGCAGCCGACTTTCATTAAAAGTGATTATCCGATTGAAAAAATTGAACTGCTTTCTGCCAACGGT encodes:
- a CDS encoding fibronectin type III domain-containing protein, coding for MKHVLFFLCFAVQMALGQTLFPYLQNPTPSSMIVNWKTSSNNETTVTYGTTPGNLNVTVTGTTNIFSDTGYNNNYYYHTAKITNLQPNTKYYYKIKTGTGESAVYNFRTLPLPGQPVTADGKIRFLIMGDNQIKAEPRYDTLTLNAYKKLKEKFGPASDPSDNIALTFMVGDQVDVGTLDHYENVHFKKNIKLSPYLPIQTTVGNHETYGSLGMNSYYAHFYIDEIKYKNISSGNENYYAQQAGNVLFVSLSSEHTGSAQQTWLQQVLNEANNDATVDWIISLSHRPYQAEQYVGDISTWVRNNAVPLLTGSDKYLMHVGAHHHLYHRGQLKNSPNYQIISGGVAWDQYWGMSNEQDFDDVQKTLTDWTYQIVEVDVATGKVDVECYSIGGVYTKKNNELIDSFHRYKNQPKPAKPSITNTFSAPVTLPLTLNGSSFSSTNGELLNTTQFLISKASDFSVIEKELYRDYENWFGKDGNGNPDKTKNLNAGIDITKAVIASNSITNGVYYVKVRYRDRNLEWSDWSDAKQFDVTGSIVSNPVFNLSKTEYSQNEPIIATFTDGPGNQQDWIGIYKKGQNPASVTSQTFLYTNAQTSGTVTFPNGIANKGQYFAGFFANNGYTEITARKNFYVGPKVVLNTSADTYPVGGTVAVNFSNGPNLAKDWIGIYKMGQVPGPTPSVKWDYVSAAAGTLNFTGLPKGYYYAQYFLEDGYTAVGEKVFFKVGDIVTELWINKPVYALGENISASWTDSPGIIKDWLGIYPQNIQIPDDNFISYTYFDGIAQGTKAITGSAVPTTPGNYYMVMFTNDSYTEVSNRVQFQVQGQTLGTEEVKNTAEKNVILYPNPTKPGQPTFIKSDYPIEKIELLSANGDLLYKSENVQNQRFSLVNENLPKGVYFVKVHARKLFTLKLIIH